A single window of Pseudomonas lijiangensis DNA harbors:
- the accC gene encoding acetyl-CoA carboxylase biotin carboxylase subunit: protein MFDKVLIANRGEIALRIQRACRGLGLKTVAVYSEADRHAQYVTQADEALCIGPAAPTQSYLNQTALLFAAKVSGAQAIHPGYGFLSENAVFAERIEAAGLTFIGPSAECIRTMGDKVSAKRAMREAGVPCVPGPDSSMSSDPQSILAVAREIGYPVIVKAAGGGGGRGMRVVQQEPELLEAIALTREEARLAFGNPELYIEKFLGHPRHVEIQVLCDAFGNAVWLGSRDCSLQRRHQKVLEEAPAPGIDPQLIAHVGERCVKACQQIGYRGVGTFEFLYEDGQFFFIEMNTRLQVEHPVTEMTTGIDIVQQQLRMARGEHLELRQADIVAQGHSLECRINAEDPLSFMPTPGQVTRWEVPGGFGVRVDSHVTSGYRVPPYYDSMVAKVISHGATREEAMARMRLALSELYVEGISTNIPLHREILDDPAFCAGGVDIHHLEHWLQQRSPQ from the coding sequence ATGTTCGATAAAGTGCTGATCGCCAACCGTGGCGAAATTGCCCTGCGTATCCAGCGCGCTTGCCGTGGCCTGGGTCTGAAAACCGTCGCGGTCTACTCCGAAGCCGACCGTCACGCGCAGTACGTCACCCAGGCCGACGAAGCGCTGTGCATCGGCCCTGCCGCGCCCACCCAGAGCTATCTGAATCAGACCGCCCTGCTCTTTGCAGCCAAGGTCAGTGGCGCCCAGGCCATTCATCCCGGTTATGGCTTTCTGTCGGAAAACGCCGTCTTTGCCGAGCGTATCGAAGCCGCCGGCCTGACCTTCATCGGCCCCAGCGCCGAGTGCATTCGCACCATGGGCGATAAGGTTTCAGCCAAGCGAGCCATGCGTGAAGCCGGTGTGCCTTGTGTGCCGGGGCCGGACTCAAGCATGTCCAGCGACCCGCAGAGCATTCTCGCGGTCGCTCGGGAAATCGGTTATCCGGTGATCGTCAAAGCCGCTGGTGGCGGTGGCGGTCGCGGCATGCGCGTGGTGCAGCAGGAACCCGAGCTGCTGGAGGCGATTGCCCTGACCCGCGAAGAAGCGCGTCTGGCATTCGGCAACCCCGAACTCTATATCGAGAAGTTTCTCGGCCACCCGCGCCACGTTGAAATCCAGGTGCTGTGCGATGCCTTCGGCAATGCCGTGTGGCTCGGCAGCCGCGATTGCTCCCTGCAACGTCGCCATCAAAAAGTACTTGAAGAAGCACCAGCGCCAGGCATCGATCCGCAATTGATTGCCCATGTGGGTGAGCGCTGCGTCAAGGCGTGCCAACAGATCGGTTATCGAGGCGTCGGCACCTTCGAGTTCCTTTATGAAGACGGCCAGTTCTTTTTCATCGAAATGAACACCCGCCTGCAGGTCGAGCATCCGGTGACCGAGATGACCACCGGCATCGATATCGTCCAGCAGCAACTGCGCATGGCGCGAGGTGAGCATCTGGAGTTGCGTCAGGCAGATATCGTCGCCCAGGGCCATTCGCTGGAATGCCGGATCAACGCCGAAGACCCGCTCAGTTTCATGCCGACGCCAGGGCAAGTCACCCGCTGGGAAGTGCCTGGCGGTTTCGGCGTCAGGGTGGATTCCCATGTCACCAGCGGCTACCGCGTCCCGCCCTATTACGACTCAATGGTCGCCAAGGTCATCAGTCACGGCGCAACCCGGGAAGAAGCCATGGCCCGCATGCGTCTGGCCCTCAGCGAGCTTTATGTAGAAGGCATTTCCACCAATATTCCCCTGCACCGGGAAATCCTCGACGACCCTGCTTTCTGTGCAGGCGGCGTCGATATTCACCATCTGGAACACTGGCTGCAGCAACGGAGCCCACAATGA
- the pxpB gene encoding 5-oxoprolinase subunit PxpB: MSIALTDPRPVISLLGTTALLFEAPGSLDLAPQQRIWAMARVTAQWPEISESVPGMNNLMLTFKTPPRHLDALTERLLETWQACEPLPLQGRIIELPVTYGGEHGPHMGDVIAHTGLDIETIAHLHSEPLYPVYALGSHPGYCYLGGMDPRIATPRRKVPVLSIGAGAVSIGGVQTGVSASAGPSGWNTIGRTEMSFFDPGQSPPALLQPGDLLRFRIERIIR; encoded by the coding sequence ATGAGCATCGCGCTTACGGACCCACGTCCGGTCATCAGCCTGCTGGGCACCACTGCCCTGTTATTCGAAGCACCTGGCAGCCTCGATCTTGCCCCCCAGCAACGCATCTGGGCCATGGCCCGCGTGACGGCTCAGTGGCCGGAAATCAGCGAGTCGGTACCGGGCATGAACAACCTGATGCTGACCTTCAAGACCCCGCCACGGCATCTGGATGCCTTGACCGAACGCCTGCTGGAAACCTGGCAGGCCTGCGAGCCGCTGCCGTTGCAGGGTCGCATCATTGAACTGCCCGTGACCTACGGTGGCGAACACGGCCCGCACATGGGTGACGTGATTGCCCATACCGGACTGGACATCGAAACCATCGCTCACCTGCACAGCGAACCGCTGTATCCGGTCTATGCCTTGGGCAGCCATCCTGGCTACTGCTATCTGGGCGGCATGGACCCACGCATTGCCACACCCCGGCGCAAGGTTCCGGTGCTCAGCATCGGTGCCGGCGCGGTGTCCATCGGTGGCGTACAGACCGGTGTTTCCGCCTCTGCCGGCCCCAGCGGCTGGAACACCATCGGTCGTACCGAAATGTCTTTCTTCGACCCCGGGCAATCGCCCCCGGCACTCTTGCAGCCGGGCGACCTGCTGCGCTTTCGCATCGAGAGGATCATTCGATGA
- a CDS encoding 5-oxoprolinase subunit C family protein codes for MIEILSATALATVQDLGRTGSLGYGVGTSGAMDTLAVTIGNILLGNADDAAAIEIPVFPFEVRLLEDCAFAVTGAACALSLDGMAFPPNWVMQGHAGQTLVIDHPTAGSRAYLCLAGGVDVPVVLNSRSTQLRGEFGGFQGRALQQGDQLKSGSPGISKLATDFGVLSPAHALLLSVDGVPAMRVLPAAEYQAFKADSRASFWSDDWKITSQSNRYGYRLEGTPILPEQAMEVRSHGIVPGVIQVPHGGQPIIQMRDAQPSGGYPKFGTVIEADLWRLGQAAIGSRIRFIECSYDQALDALEQNQAYLAEVRRLVDLHGLNRR; via the coding sequence ATGATCGAGATTCTATCCGCCACCGCCCTGGCCACCGTCCAGGATCTGGGCCGCACGGGCAGCCTGGGTTACGGCGTCGGCACTTCAGGGGCCATGGACACACTGGCCGTGACGATCGGCAACATTCTGCTGGGCAATGCCGATGACGCAGCGGCCATCGAGATTCCGGTATTCCCGTTCGAGGTCCGCCTGCTGGAAGACTGTGCTTTTGCCGTGACCGGTGCCGCCTGTGCCTTGAGCCTGGACGGTATGGCCTTCCCACCGAACTGGGTCATGCAGGGTCATGCAGGCCAGACGCTGGTCATCGATCACCCGACGGCGGGTTCTCGCGCTTACTTGTGCCTGGCCGGTGGCGTCGATGTGCCGGTGGTACTCAACTCGCGCAGCACTCAATTGCGAGGCGAGTTCGGTGGTTTTCAGGGACGTGCCCTCCAGCAAGGTGACCAGTTGAAATCGGGTTCGCCAGGCATCAGCAAGCTGGCCACGGACTTCGGCGTGCTCAGCCCTGCCCATGCCTTGCTATTGAGCGTGGACGGCGTGCCTGCCATGCGCGTTCTGCCTGCCGCCGAATACCAGGCATTCAAGGCCGATTCCCGAGCGTCGTTCTGGAGCGACGACTGGAAAATCACCTCCCAGAGCAATCGTTACGGCTACCGCCTGGAAGGCACGCCAATCTTGCCCGAACAGGCCATGGAAGTGCGTTCCCACGGCATCGTGCCGGGTGTGATTCAGGTGCCCCATGGCGGTCAGCCGATCATTCAGATGCGTGATGCGCAGCCCAGTGGCGGGTATCCGAAATTCGGCACGGTGATCGAAGCCGACCTATGGCGACTGGGACAGGCCGCCATTGGCAGCCGGATTCGCTTTATCGAATGCAGTTACGACCAAGCCCTGGATGCCCTTGAGCAGAATCAGGCCTATCTCGCCGAAGTGCGGCGTCTTGTGGACCTGCATGGCCTGAATCGGCGCTGA
- a CDS encoding biotin/lipoyl-containing protein, with translation MNIEEIRQLAADLALAGLSGAEVEKTGFKLSLKRGLIGQLSPSPTSLETTETGRGADTLTIKSSGIGRLLDAHPDNGIVLAPPGSDVQVGQLVALLAVGNLILPVRSLHAGKVSSLLVPGGTTVGYGQPLISLGHTEAEQP, from the coding sequence ATGAACATTGAAGAGATTCGTCAACTGGCGGCTGATCTGGCACTGGCAGGATTATCTGGCGCAGAGGTCGAGAAAACCGGATTCAAGCTGAGCCTCAAGCGCGGCTTGATAGGTCAGTTATCACCCTCGCCGACTTCGCTCGAAACCACAGAAACTGGACGGGGTGCAGACACACTCACCATCAAATCCAGCGGCATCGGTCGCTTGCTCGATGCCCACCCGGACAACGGCATCGTGCTGGCACCGCCGGGCAGTGACGTACAGGTTGGCCAACTGGTCGCACTGCTGGCCGTCGGCAACTTGATTTTGCCGGTCCGCAGCCTGCACGCGGGCAAGGTTTCCAGCCTGCTGGTGCCCGGCGGCACAACGGTCGGTTACGGCCAGCCATTGATAAGCCTTGGTCATACAGAAGCGGAGCAACCATGA
- a CDS encoding LamB/YcsF family protein: MKIDLNADMGEGFGAWRMGEDEALMEIISSANVACGFHAGDPLIMDNTARLAKARDIDLGAHVGFPDLMGFGRRQMNIDINELSTYVTYQLGALAAVAWVAGHRMTHMSFHGALGNMIAADAEMAAHLIRTVAAFDPEIIISSSSSRAIERAASQCNLRVATTFLADRAYDDDCLLVPRKVANSVIKDPATVLQRVRQLLEDGTVTSITGKVIKVSACSILLHGDTPGAVELARTVRHEIESAGGQIVPISQLLD; encoded by the coding sequence ATGAAGATCGACCTGAACGCAGACATGGGCGAAGGCTTCGGCGCATGGCGCATGGGCGAAGACGAAGCGCTGATGGAGATCATTTCATCGGCCAACGTCGCCTGTGGCTTCCATGCCGGTGATCCCTTGATCATGGACAACACGGCACGACTGGCCAAAGCCAGGGATATCGATCTGGGTGCCCACGTCGGCTTTCCCGACCTGATGGGGTTTGGTCGTCGCCAGATGAATATCGACATCAACGAATTGAGCACCTACGTGACCTACCAGTTGGGCGCTCTGGCAGCAGTGGCCTGGGTTGCAGGCCATCGCATGACGCACATGAGCTTTCATGGCGCACTGGGCAATATGATCGCCGCCGATGCCGAGATGGCTGCACACCTGATTCGCACCGTGGCAGCGTTCGACCCCGAGATCATCATCAGTTCGTCCAGCAGCCGCGCCATCGAACGCGCCGCCAGCCAGTGCAACCTAAGGGTGGCGACAACCTTTCTCGCTGACCGGGCCTATGACGATGATTGCCTGCTGGTGCCCCGCAAGGTCGCCAACTCGGTCATCAAGGACCCGGCGACGGTGCTGCAACGGGTTCGACAACTGCTGGAAGACGGCACCGTGACCAGCATCACCGGCAAGGTCATCAAGGTCAGCGCCTGCTCGATATTGCTCCACGGCGATACACCCGGCGCGGTTGAACTGGCGCGCACCGTGCGCCATGAAATCGAATCGGCAGGCGGGCAGATCGTGCCGATTTCGCAGTTGCTCGACTGA
- a CDS encoding SDR family oxidoreductase, with product MPFSDYKTALVTGASSGIGAAVVERLCQEGIEVHALARSADKLADLSARTGCIAHAIDVTDLAGLTALFGQYDFDILVNNAGVDRPGSILKADAEGIDFLIDVNLRAVLHLARLALPGMVERDSGHIINISSIAAAYNFGGNSTYHATKAAVSMLSRQLRIDAFGKRVRVTEICPGRVATDIFAHVHGDSEETYKRFVEGFELPVAADIANAIAFAIAAPVSMNIGHMEITPTLQVPGGLSTARPQDYQG from the coding sequence ATGCCATTTTCAGATTACAAAACCGCGCTGGTCACTGGCGCATCGTCCGGCATCGGTGCCGCAGTGGTCGAGCGCCTGTGCCAGGAAGGTATCGAAGTTCACGCCCTGGCCCGCAGCGCCGACAAGCTGGCCGATCTGTCCGCACGCACCGGTTGTATCGCCCACGCCATCGATGTCACCGACCTGGCCGGGCTGACGGCACTGTTCGGGCAATATGACTTCGACATTCTGGTCAACAACGCAGGCGTCGATCGTCCGGGCTCGATCCTCAAGGCTGACGCCGAGGGCATCGACTTCCTGATCGACGTCAACCTGCGCGCCGTGCTGCATCTGGCACGCCTGGCCTTGCCGGGCATGGTCGAGCGCGACAGTGGCCATATCATCAACATCAGCTCCATTGCCGCCGCCTATAACTTCGGCGGCAACTCGACTTACCACGCCACCAAGGCAGCGGTCAGCATGCTTTCTCGCCAATTGCGCATCGACGCCTTCGGCAAGCGTGTGCGGGTAACCGAGATCTGCCCGGGCCGGGTCGCCACCGATATTTTCGCCCACGTGCATGGCGACTCCGAAGAAACCTACAAGCGCTTCGTCGAAGGTTTCGAGCTGCCCGTCGCAGCCGATATCGCCAATGCCATCGCCTTCGCGATTGCGGCACCGGTCTCCATGAACATCGGCCACATGGAAATCACCCCGACCCTGCAAGTGCCCGGCGGCCTGTCCACTGCACGCCCGCAGGACTATCAGGGCTGA
- a CDS encoding amino acid ABC transporter permease, whose product MKQDFDLAPILHGEYAELILKGIEMTLQLALFAWCLAMILALVLVTVRLTGNTYANRLVAAYVSYHRNVPTLVQLMLWYFGIPTLLSSSTQIWLAGYNTEYLFSIIALGLCQAAYFSEDIRSGLRAIPAGQTEASRALGMGYVRSMRYVILPQGVRNSLPSLINHTVLLFKNTSLAMAIGVMELTYATREVENYTFRTFEAFLVASVVYLAFSLLLMALGALLAKRFNKALAR is encoded by the coding sequence ATGAAGCAAGACTTCGATTTAGCCCCGATCCTGCACGGCGAATACGCCGAGCTGATCCTCAAGGGCATCGAAATGACGCTGCAACTGGCGTTGTTCGCCTGGTGCCTGGCCATGATCCTCGCCCTTGTGCTGGTGACCGTGCGCCTGACCGGCAACACCTACGCCAATCGCCTGGTAGCAGCCTACGTTTCCTACCACCGCAATGTGCCGACACTGGTGCAATTGATGCTCTGGTATTTCGGCATCCCGACCCTGCTTTCAAGCTCCACGCAAATCTGGCTGGCGGGTTACAACACCGAATACCTGTTCTCGATCATTGCCCTTGGACTCTGCCAGGCCGCGTATTTCAGTGAAGACATCCGCAGCGGCCTGCGGGCCATTCCTGCAGGACAAACCGAAGCTTCGCGAGCACTGGGCATGGGCTATGTGCGCTCGATGCGTTACGTGATCCTGCCTCAAGGCGTGCGCAACAGCCTGCCGTCGCTGATCAACCATACGGTGCTGCTGTTCAAGAACACCAGCCTGGCCATGGCCATCGGCGTCATGGAGCTGACTTACGCAACGCGGGAAGTCGAGAACTACACCTTCCGGACCTTTGAAGCCTTTCTGGTGGCATCAGTGGTGTACCTGGCCTTTTCGCTGCTGCTGATGGCCCTCGGTGCCCTGCTGGCCAAGCGATTCAACAAAGCTCTGGCGAGGTAA
- a CDS encoding amino acid ABC transporter permease, which yields MFDIFTILQQNWTLFLIGQYPHGPLGGLASTLILAVLALLFAFPLGLLLALARTSPWKALRWFSTVWVYVLRGIPLLMVIFWTYFLVPLIIGHNITGFTTMLCTLVIYQSAYLCEIIRGSIQALPSGQYEASRALGMGYMRTTVWVILPQALYNALPSLLSQFISIIKETSLGYVINVQEVTFAANQVNNQLLTKPFQVFFILAVIYYLLCFGLTRLADWLERRIARKRQGTTAAAVTDSPLPTPIH from the coding sequence ATGTTCGATATCTTCACGATTCTGCAGCAGAACTGGACGCTGTTCCTGATCGGCCAATACCCCCACGGCCCGCTGGGCGGTCTGGCAAGCACCCTGATCCTTGCAGTTCTGGCGCTTCTGTTCGCTTTTCCTCTGGGCCTGTTGCTGGCACTGGCCAGGACCTCGCCCTGGAAAGCACTGCGCTGGTTTTCGACCGTCTGGGTCTATGTGCTGCGCGGTATTCCATTGCTGATGGTGATCTTCTGGACCTACTTTCTGGTGCCGTTGATCATCGGTCACAACATCACCGGCTTTACCACCATGCTCTGCACCCTGGTCATCTACCAGAGTGCCTACCTGTGCGAAATCATTCGCGGCAGCATCCAGGCCTTGCCGAGCGGTCAGTACGAAGCCTCCCGAGCCCTGGGCATGGGCTACATGCGCACCACGGTCTGGGTGATCCTGCCTCAGGCGCTTTACAACGCATTGCCCAGCCTGCTCAGCCAGTTCATTTCCATCATCAAGGAAACCTCCCTGGGTTATGTCATCAACGTTCAGGAAGTGACCTTTGCCGCCAACCAGGTGAACAACCAGTTACTGACCAAGCCCTTCCAGGTGTTCTTCATTCTGGCGGTCATTTACTACCTGCTGTGCTTTGGCCTGACCCGACTGGCCGACTGGCTGGAGCGCCGCATCGCCCGCAAGCGCCAGGGCACCACCGCTGCTGCCGTTACCGACAGCCCTTTGCCTACCCCTATCCATTAA
- a CDS encoding amino acid ABC transporter ATP-binding protein, with the protein MIMFSNVNKWYGEYQALTNLTAQVNTGEVVVLCGPSGSGKSTLIRTVNRLEDIQEGQILFDGQDVNGTDANVNRLRSRVGFVFQSFNLFPHLSVLDNIILSPTKTLGLKGSAAKQRAMQLLERVGLAHKAGAYPAQLSGGQQQRVAIARALAMEPPVMLFDEPTSALDPEMVGEVLSVMKGLAKDGMTMMCVTHEMNFAREVADTIWFMDAGQILEKSDPESFFSQPQHPRAQRFIADLRAH; encoded by the coding sequence ATGATCATGTTTTCCAACGTCAACAAGTGGTACGGCGAGTACCAGGCCCTGACCAATCTCACGGCCCAGGTGAATACCGGCGAAGTCGTGGTGCTGTGCGGCCCTTCCGGCTCGGGCAAGTCGACGCTGATCCGCACCGTCAACCGTCTGGAAGATATTCAGGAAGGCCAGATCCTGTTCGACGGACAGGATGTGAACGGCACCGATGCCAACGTGAACCGACTGCGCAGCCGGGTGGGCTTCGTATTTCAGAGCTTCAACCTGTTTCCACACCTTTCCGTGCTGGACAACATCATCCTGTCGCCGACCAAGACCCTCGGGCTCAAGGGCTCGGCGGCAAAACAGCGAGCGATGCAACTGCTGGAGCGTGTCGGGCTGGCCCACAAGGCCGGTGCCTACCCCGCTCAACTGTCCGGCGGCCAACAACAGCGCGTAGCGATTGCCCGTGCCCTGGCCATGGAGCCACCGGTCATGCTGTTCGATGAACCCACCAGCGCCCTTGACCCGGAAATGGTCGGCGAAGTGCTGAGCGTGATGAAAGGCCTGGCCAAGGACGGCATGACCATGATGTGCGTGACCCACGAAATGAACTTCGCCCGTGAAGTGGCCGACACCATCTGGTTCATGGATGCCGGACAGATTCTGGAGAAAAGCGACCCGGAAAGCTTTTTCAGCCAACCCCAACACCCGCGCGCGCAGCGTTTCATCGCTGACTTGCGCGCCCATTGA
- a CDS encoding ABC transporter substrate-binding protein, protein MRIKHLFAAVALSPLAATLAHADQLSDIMARQSMSCGVYADVPPFSAPDPKTRELVGMDVDLCTALAKKLGVKLELKPMSVEARVPEVKMGRVDVLFANLAYTQTRADQIQFSDPYYIAKETLVVHAANADKDKAFFKGKRISSTKGSTSEQSIRIAGAVPVTFQDTGSAYMALQQNKVLGLVTNTMTAIKLVNQAKASGVELAIVKEPMALEPIGAGMRKGEPAFLAKVNEALKAMDDAGEIDAIWDRWIGPNTEYKMVREDKVQSLSSLKFDPLP, encoded by the coding sequence ATGCGTATCAAGCATCTGTTCGCCGCTGTAGCGTTGAGTCCTTTGGCAGCCACCCTGGCCCATGCCGATCAATTGAGCGACATCATGGCCAGACAATCCATGAGCTGCGGCGTGTATGCCGACGTTCCCCCCTTCTCGGCGCCGGACCCGAAAACCCGTGAGCTGGTGGGCATGGACGTGGACCTGTGTACCGCGCTGGCGAAGAAGCTTGGCGTTAAGCTGGAACTCAAGCCGATGTCGGTGGAAGCACGGGTTCCGGAAGTGAAGATGGGCCGCGTCGATGTGCTGTTCGCCAACCTGGCCTACACCCAGACCCGCGCCGATCAGATCCAGTTCAGCGACCCCTACTACATCGCCAAGGAAACCCTGGTAGTGCATGCAGCCAATGCCGACAAGGACAAGGCTTTCTTCAAGGGCAAGCGCATCAGCTCCACCAAAGGCTCCACCTCCGAGCAATCGATCCGTATCGCTGGCGCGGTTCCGGTAACCTTCCAGGACACCGGTTCGGCCTACATGGCCTTGCAGCAGAACAAGGTGCTGGGCCTGGTCACCAACACCATGACGGCCATCAAACTGGTCAACCAGGCCAAGGCCTCGGGCGTGGAACTGGCCATCGTCAAAGAACCCATGGCACTGGAGCCGATTGGTGCCGGCATGCGCAAAGGCGAACCGGCCTTCCTGGCCAAGGTCAACGAAGCCCTCAAGGCCATGGACGACGCAGGCGAGATCGACGCCATCTGGGACCGCTGGATCGGCCCGAACACTGAGTACAAGATGGTTCGTGAAGACAAGGTTCAAAGCCTGAGCAGCCTGAAGTTCGATCCACTGCCTTGA
- the katG gene encoding catalase/peroxidase HPI gives MSTESKCPFNHAAGGGTTNRDWWPEQLNLKILHQHSSLSDPLGEAFDYAEAFKSLDLEAVKKDLHALMTDSQDWWPADFGHYGPLFVRMAWHSAGTYRTADGRGGAGAGQQRFAPLNSWPDNVSLDKARRLIWPIKQKYGRKISWADLIILTGNVALESMGFKTFGFSGGRPDVWEPEEDVYWGSEKTWLGGDSRYGKEAQPPGEGVLVAEPELHGSEEKRTDSEGRNLENPLAAVQMGLIYVNPEGPEGNPDPIESAKDIRETFGRMAMNDEETVALIAGGHAFGKTHGAGPASHVGAEPEAAGLEEQGFGWKNSFGTGKGADTITSGLEVTWTSTPTKWSNEYLENMFRFDWELTKSPAGAHQWTPKNNGGAGTVPDAHDPSKRHAPSMLTSDLALRFDPIYEPISRRFLANPDQLADAFARAWFKLTHRDMGPLARYLGPENPTEELLWQDPLPALDHALVDDSDVAALKSKILASGLSVSQLVSTAWASASTFRGSDKRGGANGARIRLAPQKDWPVNQPEQLAKVLKTLEGIQAEFNSAQAGGKKISLADLIVLAGSAGIEKAASNAGQSVKVPFTPGRTDASQEQTDVESFGFLEPIADGFRNYLKGNYKVSAEALLVDKAQLLTLTAPEMTVLLAGLRVLNINADNSQHGVFTKQPEALTNDFFVNLLDMGTAWNAASGANDTFQGRDRKTGQVKWTGTRVDLVFGSHAQLRAISEVYASADAQEKFVSDFVAAWTKVMNLDRFDV, from the coding sequence ATGTCAACCGAATCAAAATGTCCGTTCAACCACGCTGCCGGTGGTGGTACAACGAACCGAGACTGGTGGCCTGAGCAACTCAATCTGAAAATCCTGCATCAGCATTCATCCTTGTCCGATCCACTGGGCGAGGCATTCGATTACGCTGAAGCGTTCAAGAGTCTCGACCTCGAGGCCGTGAAAAAAGACCTGCACGCCCTGATGACCGATTCTCAGGACTGGTGGCCGGCCGACTTCGGTCATTACGGGCCGCTGTTCGTGCGCATGGCCTGGCACAGCGCCGGGACTTACCGCACCGCCGATGGCCGTGGCGGTGCCGGTGCGGGTCAGCAGCGCTTCGCACCACTCAACAGCTGGCCGGACAACGTCAGCCTGGACAAGGCCCGGCGCCTGATCTGGCCGATCAAGCAAAAATACGGACGCAAGATTTCCTGGGCCGACCTGATCATCCTCACCGGCAACGTGGCGTTGGAGTCCATGGGCTTCAAGACCTTCGGTTTCTCCGGCGGTCGTCCGGACGTGTGGGAGCCTGAAGAAGACGTGTACTGGGGTTCCGAAAAGACCTGGCTGGGTGGCGACAGTCGCTATGGCAAGGAGGCTCAGCCACCGGGCGAGGGCGTTCTGGTTGCCGAGCCTGAGCTGCATGGCAGCGAAGAGAAGCGCACCGACAGCGAAGGCCGTAACCTGGAAAACCCGCTGGCCGCCGTGCAGATGGGCCTGATCTACGTAAACCCGGAAGGTCCCGAAGGCAACCCGGACCCGATCGAGTCCGCCAAGGACATTCGCGAAACCTTCGGCCGCATGGCCATGAACGACGAAGAAACCGTTGCCCTGATCGCGGGCGGTCACGCCTTCGGCAAGACTCACGGTGCAGGCCCTGCAAGCCACGTGGGCGCTGAACCTGAAGCCGCAGGCCTGGAAGAGCAGGGCTTTGGCTGGAAAAACAGCTTTGGTACCGGCAAGGGCGCTGACACCATCACCAGCGGCCTGGAAGTGACCTGGACGTCCACGCCAACGAAGTGGAGCAACGAATATCTGGAAAACATGTTCCGCTTCGACTGGGAACTGACCAAAAGTCCGGCAGGCGCTCATCAGTGGACGCCGAAGAACAACGGCGGCGCGGGTACTGTGCCGGATGCCCACGACCCTTCCAAACGCCATGCCCCGAGCATGCTGACCTCCGATCTGGCGCTGCGCTTCGACCCGATCTACGAGCCGATTTCCCGACGCTTCCTCGCCAACCCGGACCAACTGGCCGACGCCTTTGCCCGTGCCTGGTTCAAGCTGACCCACCGTGACATGGGCCCGCTGGCGCGTTATCTCGGGCCGGAAAACCCTACCGAAGAACTGCTCTGGCAGGATCCGCTTCCAGCTCTCGACCATGCTCTGGTGGACGACAGCGACGTTGCTGCCCTCAAGAGCAAAATCCTGGCTTCAGGCTTGTCGGTTTCGCAACTGGTGTCCACTGCCTGGGCATCGGCTTCGACCTTCCGGGGTTCCGACAAGCGCGGTGGCGCCAACGGTGCGCGTATCCGTCTGGCTCCGCAGAAAGACTGGCCGGTCAACCAGCCCGAGCAACTGGCGAAAGTGCTGAAAACCCTTGAAGGGATTCAGGCCGAATTCAACAGTGCGCAGGCGGGCGGCAAGAAGATTTCCCTGGCCGACCTGATCGTACTGGCAGGCAGCGCAGGCATCGAAAAAGCAGCCAGCAATGCCGGGCAGAGCGTCAAGGTTCCGTTCACACCGGGCCGCACCGACGCTTCCCAGGAGCAGACTGACGTCGAATCCTTCGGTTTCCTGGAGCCTATTGCCGATGGTTTCCGCAATTACCTCAAGGGCAACTACAAGGTATCGGCCGAAGCACTGCTGGTGGACAAGGCGCAACTGCTGACCCTGACCGCTCCGGAAATGACCGTGCTGCTGGCAGGCCTGCGGGTCCTGAACATCAATGCCGACAATAGCCAGCATGGTGTGTTTACCAAGCAGCCAGAGGCGTTGACCAATGACTTCTTCGTCAACCTGCTCGATATGGGGACGGCGTGGAATGCAGCTTCGGGTGCCAACGACACCTTCCAGGGACGTGACCGCAAGACCGGTCAGGTGAAATGGACCGGTACCCGCGTCGATCTGGTCTTCGGCTCCCACGCCCAACTGCGTGCAATCTCCGAAGTCTATGCAAGTGCTGATGCCCAGGAGAAGTTTGTCAGCGACTTCGTTGCCGCCTGGACCAAAGTCATGAACCTGGACCGCTTCGACGTCTGA